A stretch of Ipomoea triloba cultivar NCNSP0323 chromosome 11, ASM357664v1 DNA encodes these proteins:
- the LOC115997450 gene encoding uncharacterized protein LOC115997450, protein MAGATLPVTQTITIDVPLLNDDNHKEWKDAILLHLGLLELDYAVLNEEPSEVTAESTDEAKQLRARWERSNRLCVHLIKSKISREIRGSIEEIQKTKPLLKAIDDQFVDSKKSSASTLIMRFINLRLTTVKGTRKHIMQVRDIAAQLKKLEIILPDTFVVHFALNTLPQEYSPFKISYNTHKVDWSINELITMCAQEEQRLMTEIGENALMATTKYKRKSGKSKGSTVAAKGKLPPKVDIKKIQKCFFCKKKGHMKKDCIKFKKWMSQKGYDKSETANGN, encoded by the exons CAACTCTACCCGTCACTCAAACCATAACTATTGATGTTCCTTTGCTTAACGACGATAATCACAAAGAGTGGAAAGATGCTATTCTCCTACATTTGGGATTATTAGAGTTAGATTACGCTGTTCTGAATGAGGAACCCTCCGAGGTTACTGCAGAAAGCACTGACGAAGCCAAGCAGCTTCGTGCACGATGGGAGAGATCCAATCGGTTATGTGTGCACCTCATTAAGTCAAAAATTTCGAGAGAAATTCGTGGTTCCATTGAGGAAATTCAGAAAACCAAGCCTCTGCTCAAGGCCATTGATGATCAATTTGTTGACTCAAAGAAATCATCGGCAAGTACTCTAATAATGCGATTTATCAACCTTCGTCTTACCACTGTTAAGGGCACGCGTAAACACATCATGCAAGTAAGGGATATTGCAGCTCAACTAAAGAAGCTGGAAATCATTTTACCAGATacttttgtggtgcattttgcacTTAATACCCTTCCTCAAGAATATAGCCCCTTTAAGATTTCTTACAACACACATAAAGTAGATTGGTCTATCAATGAGTTGATAACCATGTGTGCGCAAGAAGAACAAAGGCTTATGACTGAGATTGGGGAAAACGCTCTAATGGCCACAACAAAGTATAAAAGAAAATCTGGAAAGTCCAAGGGATCCACCGTAGCAGCTAAGGGCAAACTGCCCCCAAAAGTTGACATTAAGAAGATACAGAAGTgtttcttttgtaaaaagaagggacacatgaagaagGACTGTATCAAATTCAAGAAGTGGATGTCCCAAAAAG GCTATGACAAATCTGAGACAGCCAACGGGAACTGA